The proteins below are encoded in one region of Silene latifolia isolate original U9 population chromosome 2, ASM4854445v1, whole genome shotgun sequence:
- the LOC141642913 gene encoding uncharacterized protein LOC141642913, whose protein sequence is MKWGNKKKTSSASPSSSSSTSSHSHLISHVFPQSWLSKFKQSSEKTGNKMSKNNPSEIKKENLEKLSPRASFPNDSNYYKDKDGFWRFSMGEKRLEVDEKFTVHQNNSGNCKTNVKEVATKKSGVQEVKKVYNEVNGYRKSVEKELLEDELLNVMQMLERVEERPTWTTTSKNTNVVPRDFDSGKSNWQELKDAKMKQVLLKTEKQRKSFHISRESKVRVSSPRTPLKTETFKIRALEDMKKAKLKSKAKEIAQQERAMSSLGSFAVVKRSQDPQQDFKDSMFEMILAKRITRPEELEELLACYLTLNADEYHDLIVKVFKQVWCELEQSSSNN, encoded by the coding sequence ATGAAATGGGGAAACAAGAAAAAAACCTCCTCAGCTTCTCCATCATCTTCGTCTTCCACTTCGTCACATTCCCATTTGATTTCCCATGTGTTTCCTCAATCCTGGCTATCGAAATTCAAGCAATCGAGCGAAAAAACGGGTAATAAGATGTCGAAAAACAACCCAAGTGAGATTAAAAAGGAAAATTTAGAAAAGTTGAGTCCAAGAGCATCATTTCCCAATGATTCTAACTACTACAAGGATAAAGATGGGTTTTGGAGATTCTCAATGGGCGAGAAAAGATTGGAGGTTGATGAGAAATTTACGGTACACCAAAATAATAGCGGTAATTGCAAAACAAATGTAAAAGAAGTCGCAACGAAGAAGAGTGGTGTACAAGAGGTGAAGAAAGTTTATAATGAAGTAAATGGGTATCGAAAGTCTGTGGAAAAGGAATTGTTAGAAGATGAGCTTCTGAATGTGATGCAGATGTTAGAAAGGGTCGAGGAACGTCCAACTTGGACAACCACCTCGAAAAATACCAACGTTGTTCCAAGGGATTTTGATAGCGGGAAATCAAATTGGCAAGAATTGAAGGATGCGAAAATGAAGCAAGTTTTGTTGAAGACTGAAAAGCAAAGAAAGTCATTTCATATCAGTAGGGAGTCTAAGGTCAGAGTGTCATCTCCAAGGACACCTTTAAAGACAGAGACCTTCAAAATAAGGGCACTTGAGGACATGAAAAAGGCAAAACTGAAAAGCAAAGCAAAGGAAATAGCACAACAGGAGAGAGCAATGTCGTCATTAGGGAGTTTTGCTGTTGTGAAACGCTCGCAAGATCCACAACAGGATTTCAAGGATTCCATGTTTGAGATGATCCTGGCGAAAAGAATTACTAGACCTGAGGAACTGGAAGAGCTTTTGGCATGTTATCTAACTTTGAATGCTGATGAATACCATGATCTTATTGTTAAGGTTTTCAAACAGGTATGGTGTGAATTGGAACAATCCTCTTCTAATAATTAA